A genomic window from Streptomyces broussonetiae includes:
- a CDS encoding DUF3046 domain-containing protein, giving the protein MRLTVFWQRMAEHFGPGYADTFARDHVMAELGGRTVNEALDAGWAAKDVWRVVCTVMDVPGEHR; this is encoded by the coding sequence ATGCGGTTGACGGTCTTCTGGCAGCGGATGGCGGAACACTTCGGTCCGGGGTACGCCGACACCTTCGCGCGCGATCACGTCATGGCGGAGCTGGGCGGACGCACGGTGAACGAGGCGCTGGACGCGGGCTGGGCGGCGAAGGACGTGTGGCGGGTGGTCTGCACGGTCATGGACGTGCCGGGTGAGCACCGCTGA
- a CDS encoding AI-2E family transporter yields MARTDEDNEPLTQHTASTGTTAPERPPAPGAAVPGGRMPRWLPRAMVLALALIAVFQLGTWAFHQLTGLLINILIAFFLALAIEPAVSRMAARGMRRGLATFLVFLALTTAVAGFVTLLGSMLAGQIIKMVEGFPGYLDSLIRWINDSFHADLKRVDVQEGLLHSDWLRTYAQNSAAGVLDVSQQVLGGLFQLLTVALFSFYFAADGPRLRRALCSVLPPARQAEVLRAWEIAVDKTGGYLYSRGLMALISGIAHYILLQALGVPYAPVLGVWVGLVSQFIPTIGTYLAGALPMLIAFTVAPWYAVWVLVFVVIYQQFENYMLQPKLTAKSVDIHPAVAFGSVIAGTALLGAVGALIAIPAVATLQAFLGAYVKRYAVTDDPRVHGHRGRGPGVSGPLARIRRPRAAEPEEAS; encoded by the coding sequence GTGGCACGCACTGACGAGGACAACGAGCCGCTGACCCAGCACACGGCATCCACCGGTACGACAGCGCCCGAGCGGCCCCCGGCCCCCGGCGCCGCCGTTCCGGGCGGCCGCATGCCGCGCTGGCTGCCGCGCGCCATGGTGCTCGCGCTCGCACTGATCGCCGTGTTCCAGCTGGGCACCTGGGCCTTCCACCAGCTGACCGGACTGTTGATCAACATATTGATCGCGTTCTTCCTGGCCCTCGCCATCGAGCCCGCGGTGAGCCGCATGGCCGCCCGCGGAATGCGCCGCGGGCTCGCCACCTTCCTGGTCTTCCTGGCACTCACGACCGCCGTCGCCGGGTTCGTCACCCTGCTCGGCTCCATGCTGGCCGGACAGATCATCAAGATGGTCGAGGGCTTCCCGGGCTACCTCGACTCCCTCATCCGCTGGATCAACGACTCCTTCCACGCGGACCTCAAGCGCGTGGACGTCCAGGAGGGCCTGCTCCACTCCGACTGGCTGCGCACATACGCGCAGAACAGTGCGGCCGGTGTCCTCGACGTGTCCCAGCAGGTGCTCGGGGGGCTGTTCCAGCTGCTGACGGTGGCCCTGTTCTCGTTCTACTTCGCCGCCGACGGTCCCCGGCTGCGCCGCGCACTGTGCTCCGTGCTGCCGCCCGCGCGTCAGGCCGAGGTGCTGCGCGCGTGGGAGATCGCCGTCGACAAGACGGGCGGCTATCTCTACTCGCGCGGCTTGATGGCGCTCATCTCCGGGATCGCGCACTACATCCTGCTCCAGGCCCTGGGCGTGCCCTACGCGCCCGTGCTCGGCGTCTGGGTGGGGCTCGTCTCGCAGTTCATACCGACCATTGGGACGTATCTCGCGGGCGCGTTGCCGATGCTGATCGCGTTCACCGTCGCCCCCTGGTACGCGGTGTGGGTGCTGGTCTTCGTCGTGATCTACCAGCAGTTCGAGAACTACATGCTCCAGCCCAAGCTCACCGCCAAGTCGGTCGACATCCACCCGGCGGTCGCCTTCGGCTCGGTCATCGCGGGCACCGCGCTGCTCGGTGCCGTCGGCGCGCTGATCGCCATCCCGGCGGTGGCCACCCTCCAGGCCTTCCTGGGCGCCTATGTGAAGCGGTACGCCGTGACGGACGACCCCCGTGTGCACGGGCACCGCGGCCGGGGTCCGGGCGTCTCCGGGCCGCTCGCGCGCATACGCCGGCCGCGGGCGGCCGAGCCCGAGGAGGCGTCGTAG